A window from Mangifera indica cultivar Alphonso chromosome 2, CATAS_Mindica_2.1, whole genome shotgun sequence encodes these proteins:
- the LOC123198314 gene encoding cation/calcium exchanger 1, whose translation MAILSSIFHSKKLLLFLNISFLFLLSLFLKTSIFPHQSIQLNSLPRQKFVADGCTGLHDYSDYQSKCTYVKSQVGCEPKGYINYLRIFYCTCGEFPFLGYALLLLWLLVLFYLMGDTAANYFCSSLETLSRILRLPPTIAGITLLSLGNGASDVFASIVSFTRSNDGDVGFNSILGGAFFISSVVVGVISILTNSQEISVDKPSFIRDALFFLSTLLALVLIILIGKISFLGAILFVSIYFIYISAVSGSYFYQKSKESKNMTLYDVPRSEDDFLERGIPLLGYVDEEKPILMEIKTSSLENHHHQEQNSSFSDYIHKLLNVLELPLYLPRRLTIPVVSEEKWSKTYAVISATLAPLLLAAIYNTQREKNTGSRVSLVTFMAGGVIAVILGNLAYVTTKNSGPPKTSLFPWVAGGFLMSVTWTYITAEELVSLLVSIGNIVGISPSVLGLTVLAWGNSLGDLISNVAMAMNGGADGAQIAISGCYAGPMFNTLVGLGMSLVFSSYSEYPSAYQIPEDPSLYETVAFLIGGLLWALVILPRKNMKLDRLLGCGLLAIYSCFLFLRFARAIGLLKLH comes from the coding sequence ATGGCAATCCTCAGCTCCATCTTTCATTCCAAGAAACTCTTACTTTTCCTCAACATCTCCTTCCTCTTCctgctctctctctttctcaaaaCATCAATCTTTCCCCACCAATCAATTCAACTCAATTCACTCCCCCGGCAAAAATTTGTCGCCGACGGTTGCACCGGCCTCCATGACTACAGTGATTACCAATCTAAGTGTACATATGTCAAGTCTCAAGTGGGTTGCGAGCCAAAAGGTTATATAAACTATCTTAGAATCTTCTACTGCACTTGTGGCGAATTTCCCTTTCTTGGTTACGCTCTGCTTCTTCTGTGGCTTCTCGTTTTGTTCTATTTAATGGGAGACACAGCTGCCAATTACTTCTGTTCATCTTTAGAGACCCTTTCCAGGATCCTGAGACTCCCTCCAACTATCGCCGGAATTACTCTCCTTTCTCTCGGAAATGGGGCTTCTGATGTCTTCGCCAGCATCGTTTCCTTCACGAGATCCAACGACGGAGATGTTGGTTTCAACAGTATTTTGGGTGGTGCCTTTTTCATCTCCAGTGTTGTAGTTGGTGTCATAAGTATTTTGACAAATTCTCAGGAGATTTCAGTTGATAAGCCAAGCTTCATCAGAGATGCTCTCTTCTTTTTATCAACTCTGCTAGCTCTTGTTTTGATAATTCTTATTGGAAAAATCAGCTTTTTGGGCGcaattctttttgtttctatATACTTCATCTATATATCAGCAGTTTCTGGTTCATATTTTTATCAGAAAAGTAAAGAGAGCAAAAATATGACCCTCTATGATGTTCCAAGGAGTGAGGATGATTTTTTAGAGAGAGGCATACCGTTACTTGGTTATGTAGATGAAGAAAAACCAATTTTAATGGAGATCAAAACTAGCAGCCTGGAAAATCACCATCATCAAGAGCAAAATTCATCTTTTTCTGATTACATTCACAAGCTCTTAAACGTTTTGGAGCTACCTCTATACTTGCCAAGAAGACTGACAATTCCAGTTGTTAGTGAGGAGAAATGGTCAAAAACATATGCAGTAATTTCGGCAACACTGGCGCCACTTCTCCTGGCAGCAATCTACAACActcaaagggaaaaaaacacAGGTTCCAGGGTCAGCCTGGTGACATTCATGGCAGGAGGAGTGATTGCAGTAATTCTGGGAAATCTTGCCTATGTCACTACCAAAAACTCAGGCCCTCCAAAAACAAGTTTATTTCCATGGGTGGCGGGTGGGTTTCTGATGAGTGTAACATGGACATATATCACTGCAGAGGAACTGGTGTCTTTACTTGTTTCAATCGGCAATATTGTCGGAATAAGCCCTTCAGTTCTCGGTCTTACTGTTCTGGCGTGGGGAAATTCCCTTGGGGACTTGATATCAAACGTTGCCATGGCGATGAATGGTGGGGCTGATGGGGCACAGATTGCGATATCAGGCTGCTATGCGGGGCCAATGTTCAACACACTGGTGGGGCTGGGGATGTCGCttgttttttcttcatattCCGAATACCCATCGGCTTATCAAATTCCTGAAGATCCTTCTCTCTACGAGACTGTAGCTTTTTTGATTGGAGGTTTGCTCTGGGCTCTGGTAATTTTGCCCAGAAAAAATATGAAGCTCGATAGGCTTTTGGGGTGTGGACTTTTGGCCAtttattcttgttttctttttctaaggTTCGCCAGAGCTATTGGTCTTCTAAAACTTCACTGA